The genome window TTGGAATAATTCGTTGAATCCAATGGCTGGCCATTGGGATATCAAATAATGAAAAAAACGCCCGCGTTTTTCCTGCTCTTATCCATGTTCCTTGCATCCTGTGAGCCATTGGATGATCCGCAGGTATATGTACCTGTCACTCCATTGCCTTTTTATGCGTCAGACACGCCTGAGCCGTTTATTATCCCTGTCACAGATACGCCAGCATTTATCGAGCCGACAACCGCTATTGAGACACCAGTCCTCATGCCTGTGGACACGTGGTGGGAGGTCCATTTTACCGACCCATTGACCACAAACGATTCCGCTATTGTTGTCGATTCGGTTCAGGGGAGATTGATCGAATTCATTAACGACGCGCAAACAAGCATCCATATTGCGTCCTTCGAATTCAACCTCACGCCTGTAGCGGAGGCGTTGATCGCCGCGAAGAACCGCGGTGTGGAGGTGAAATGGATGACGGACGATAAGAACGGCTTGAACTACGACACCCAGCCCGGGCGTGGACAATTCTCCCTGCTGATCGGGGCAGGTATCGAGGTCAGGGATGATGCGCGTTCAGCGTTGATGCACAATAAGTTTTGGATATTCGATCAGCAGATCGTATGGACGGGTTCCACGAACATTACCGTTAACGGCGTATACAAACAAAACAACAATGTACTTGTCATCCGGTCACCGCAGGTCGCATCCATTTATGAGCGTGAATTTCAGGAGATGTGGAGCGGGCAGTTCGGCCCGCGCGCACCGTCCATGGTAAATACTCAATGGACGATCCTTGACGGTACGCCCGTTCAGGTTTTGTTTTCACCCGAAGACAACGTGATGCGCAACCTGATCGCCCTGGTGAAGGATGCCCGCACAAGCATTCGTTTTCTGGCATTTAGTTTTACAGATTTCCCCCTCGCGCAGGTGATGATCGAGCGCGCCAATGCAGGCGTGGATGTGAAGGGTGTCTTCGAGACCTTTGGAAGCAACAGCCCGAATTCAGAATTGCGGACATTCTGGTGTGCGGGCCTGCCTGTTCGACAGGACGGCAATGCGAGTTTTCTGCATCATAAGGTGATTGTTGTGGATAACAGCATTGTGGTGACGGGCTCGTTGAATTTCTCCGCCAATGCGGACGAGGTGAACGAAGAGAATGTGCTCATTGTGGACAATGCCGGGATCGCCGCGTTGTATCTGCAGGAGTTCGAAAAAATCTGGAGCCGGGCGCAGAATGTTGGCGCAGGAGTTTTTACCTGCCCCTGAATCACTTTTATGGCATTACATTCATTTGTAAAAATGGTTATCTTCGTTCCCGGTCTCGTTTTGGGCTGTATAGTATAATGACCGCATGAACGTCCTGCCTGGCAATCAAATTGTCAGCCCCGCCTTTTTTGCGGTTGGGCGGGTGTATCTGGTCGGGGTGGTTGCCTGACCAGATTTTGTTTTAACATGACTGCAGTCTGTCGTCCATGGGTATGCGGTGGAATCCTGGGCTTGTGGAACAGCAGACTGTATTTCAAGGAGAACCATGCGACTAAGTAAACTTGCAAGTGAAATCGTGGAATCCCCCACCCTGGCTTT of Anaerolineales bacterium contains these proteins:
- a CDS encoding phospholipase D-like domain-containing protein — encoded protein: MKKTPAFFLLLSMFLASCEPLDDPQVYVPVTPLPFYASDTPEPFIIPVTDTPAFIEPTTAIETPVLMPVDTWWEVHFTDPLTTNDSAIVVDSVQGRLIEFINDAQTSIHIASFEFNLTPVAEALIAAKNRGVEVKWMTDDKNGLNYDTQPGRGQFSLLIGAGIEVRDDARSALMHNKFWIFDQQIVWTGSTNITVNGVYKQNNNVLVIRSPQVASIYEREFQEMWSGQFGPRAPSMVNTQWTILDGTPVQVLFSPEDNVMRNLIALVKDARTSIRFLAFSFTDFPLAQVMIERANAGVDVKGVFETFGSNSPNSELRTFWCAGLPVRQDGNASFLHHKVIVVDNSIVVTGSLNFSANADEVNEENVLIVDNAGIAALYLQEFEKIWSRAQNVGAGVFTCP